From Thermoflavifilum aggregans, a single genomic window includes:
- a CDS encoding DUF2249 domain-containing protein: MIVHAKTRIASIIREKPEAVDVIAGLARPLEKLKNPLLRKLFASRVTVADAAAMGGCSVEAFREALEKIGFQWVDQEIQQEPLSSDLPGWLQHMHERQVLHMDVRETLQQGKDPLQDILKAYEKIQPGGILCIINTFEPVPLMQLLGKKGAESHTIAKSQDLFYTYFLKPASASAEVLQKDDDTPAVIYCNQQKWEELLQQYPEHTRRFLDVRALEMPQPMQTILATLPELAPGKVLLVQHKRVPVYLLEELHDANYLTYIYKISETEVWLLIVQIAEHG, encoded by the coding sequence ATGATTGTACATGCCAAAACTCGGATTGCTTCCATTATCCGGGAAAAGCCGGAAGCCGTGGATGTGATTGCCGGGCTGGCCAGGCCTTTGGAGAAATTAAAAAATCCCTTGTTGAGAAAACTGTTTGCTTCCCGCGTAACCGTGGCCGATGCAGCTGCCATGGGTGGCTGTTCGGTCGAAGCCTTTCGTGAAGCACTGGAAAAAATAGGTTTTCAATGGGTGGATCAGGAGATACAGCAGGAGCCATTATCATCCGATTTACCTGGTTGGTTGCAACATATGCATGAACGGCAGGTGTTGCACATGGATGTGCGTGAGACCCTGCAACAGGGAAAAGATCCTTTGCAGGATATTTTAAAAGCATATGAAAAAATACAACCAGGTGGTATCTTATGCATCATCAATACCTTTGAACCGGTGCCGCTCATGCAGCTACTGGGCAAGAAAGGAGCGGAGTCGCACACCATTGCCAAATCTCAGGATTTGTTTTATACCTATTTTCTGAAACCTGCATCAGCATCTGCGGAGGTTTTGCAAAAGGATGATGATACACCGGCCGTAATTTACTGCAATCAGCAAAAGTGGGAAGAATTGCTGCAGCAATATCCGGAACACACACGTCGCTTTCTGGATGTACGCGCACTTGAAATGCCTCAGCCGATGCAAACCATTCTGGCTACATTACCAGAGTTGGCACCGGGAAAAGTCTTGCTGGTACAGCACAAGCGGGTACCGGTATATTTGCTGGAAGAATTGCATGATGCAAATTATCTCACATACATTTATAAAATTTCCGAAACGGAAGTATGGTTGCTGATTGTGCAAATAGCTGAACATGGCTGA
- a CDS encoding chorismate synthase, translating into MNSFGRIFRISIFGESHGPGVGIVVDGCPAGIPLCVDDFMTDIARRKAGAKGTTPRQEADLPILQSGVFQEHTTGSPIMIWFENQNTRSVDYEKQRDVPRPGHADFVARIKYGGYEDYRGGGHFSGRLTLPLVAAGVIAKKILQLGTTPVDVQARILEIGGEADLEKGLEKAIAAKDSVGGIVECVATGLPIGLGEPFFDSVESLLAHAVFSIPAVKGIEFGAGFRAARMFGSEHNDAIIDASGKTATNHAGGVVGGLTNGNPLVFRVVVKPTSSTPRTQHTLNLRSGEVEPFSVKGRHDLCIALRVPVVLEAVTAIVLADLMLVAQQRPMRLPHK; encoded by the coding sequence ATGAATAGCTTCGGAAGAATTTTTCGGATTTCCATATTTGGTGAGTCGCATGGGCCGGGAGTAGGGATTGTGGTGGATGGCTGTCCCGCGGGTATTCCCTTGTGTGTGGATGATTTTATGACTGATATTGCCCGCCGCAAGGCCGGCGCCAAAGGTACCACGCCTCGGCAGGAGGCGGATCTGCCCATTCTTCAATCGGGAGTTTTTCAGGAACATACTACCGGATCACCTATCATGATCTGGTTTGAGAATCAGAATACCCGATCGGTTGACTACGAAAAACAGCGGGATGTGCCCCGTCCGGGTCATGCCGATTTTGTAGCCCGGATCAAATATGGCGGATATGAAGATTACCGGGGAGGTGGGCATTTCAGCGGTCGCCTGACACTACCTCTGGTGGCTGCCGGTGTGATTGCCAAAAAGATTCTCCAACTGGGCACTACGCCTGTGGATGTACAAGCGCGCATTCTGGAAATTGGTGGGGAGGCTGATCTGGAAAAAGGATTGGAAAAAGCCATTGCAGCCAAGGATTCGGTTGGGGGTATTGTGGAATGTGTAGCTACGGGCCTTCCCATAGGATTGGGTGAACCATTTTTTGATTCGGTGGAGTCATTGCTTGCCCATGCGGTATTTTCCATTCCGGCTGTCAAAGGTATTGAATTTGGTGCCGGATTCCGGGCAGCGCGGATGTTCGGCAGTGAACACAATGATGCCATTATCGATGCCAGTGGCAAAACTGCTACCAATCATGCAGGCGGGGTGGTGGGCGGACTCACCAATGGCAATCCGCTTGTTTTTCGCGTGGTGGTAAAACCCACATCTTCCACACCCAGAACTCAGCATACGCTGAATTTGCGTTCTGGAGAAGTAGAACCTTTCAGTGTAAAGGGCCGGCATGATCTCTGTATTGCATTGCGTGTGCCTGTTGTATTGGAAGCAGTAACAGCCATTGTTCTGGCCGATCTGATGTTGGTAGCCCAGCAGCGACCCATGCGCTTGCCGCACAAATAA
- the ric gene encoding iron-sulfur cluster repair di-iron protein, translated as MAHTHQLDVTQIPPKLKHPTIFQHFDELKEGDSFSILNDHDPKPLYYQLLAERGDTFTWEYKQQGPQWWEVEIGKKKLHEPLTVGAIAASDQRKAQVFLKLGIDFCCHGRKTLDEACRDAGLQVEEVNKALAEAERLPEDRLHRFQEWELDFLCDYIVNVHHKYVSEAAPMLRELSEKVAQRHGASHPELLRIAQHVAALASEMLSHQIKEERILFPFIKEMVKCARENKPFQHPPFGTIENPVNMMMMDHDETAKLMKAIHDASGGYQVPEDGCESYRLLYQKLDEFENDLYQHIHLENNILFPKSIEMEKQKDVVAG; from the coding sequence ATGGCACACACGCATCAACTGGATGTTACACAGATTCCACCTAAGTTAAAGCATCCAACTATTTTCCAGCATTTCGATGAGCTGAAAGAAGGAGATAGTTTCAGCATTCTGAATGATCATGATCCCAAACCGCTGTATTATCAATTGCTGGCAGAACGGGGTGATACATTTACCTGGGAATATAAACAACAGGGTCCACAGTGGTGGGAAGTAGAAATTGGTAAAAAAAAACTTCATGAACCACTGACTGTAGGAGCCATTGCAGCAAGTGATCAGCGTAAGGCACAGGTGTTTCTGAAATTAGGTATTGATTTTTGCTGCCATGGCAGGAAAACCCTTGATGAAGCCTGTCGGGATGCAGGTTTGCAGGTTGAAGAAGTGAATAAGGCTTTGGCGGAAGCGGAACGTTTACCAGAAGACAGGCTTCATCGTTTTCAGGAATGGGAACTGGATTTTTTGTGTGATTATATTGTGAATGTGCATCACAAATATGTGAGTGAGGCAGCTCCCATGTTGCGCGAATTAAGTGAAAAGGTTGCGCAGCGGCATGGTGCCAGTCATCCGGAACTTTTACGCATAGCTCAGCATGTGGCTGCATTGGCTTCAGAAATGCTTTCACATCAGATCAAGGAAGAACGCATTTTATTCCCGTTTATCAAAGAAATGGTTAAATGTGCCCGTGAAAACAAACCTTTTCAGCATCCGCCGTTCGGAACTATTGAAAATCCGGTAAATATGATGATGATGGATCATGATGAAACGGCAAAGCTTATGAAAGCCATTCATGATGCTTCCGGCGGATATCAGGTTCCTGAAGATGGCTGTGAAAGCTATCGGTTGTTATATCAGAAACTTGATGAATTTGAAAATGATTTGTATCAGCATATTCATCTGGAAAACAATATTTTATTCCCCAAGTCCATAGAAATGGAAAAACAAAAGGATGTTGTGGCAGGATGA
- a CDS encoding metal-sulfur cluster assembly factor: MLELSIQDPHFNEKMLAIDALHQVIDPELFVNIIDLGLVYDLDFSQPDQLVITMTLSTPHCPLGEAIEAGIHHVLEPFFPNRKIEVNIVWEPPWDFSMMTDEGRRQLGIEE; the protein is encoded by the coding sequence ATGCTGGAACTGTCTATACAAGATCCGCACTTCAACGAGAAAATGCTGGCCATTGATGCCCTGCATCAGGTTATAGATCCGGAATTATTTGTAAATATCATTGATTTGGGTTTGGTGTATGATCTTGATTTTTCACAGCCCGATCAGCTGGTGATTACTATGACTTTGTCCACGCCGCATTGCCCATTGGGCGAAGCTATTGAAGCAGGTATTCATCATGTGCTTGAACCTTTTTTTCCGAATAGAAAAATTGAAGTAAATATTGTTTGGGAGCCTCCGTGGGATTTCAGTATGATGACCGATGAAGGCAGGCGGCAACTGGGTATTGAAGAATAA
- a CDS encoding RrF2 family transcriptional regulator, whose translation MIFSKSCEYAIRAVIFIAHQSRNGKKVSIREVARGIDSPVHFIAKILQFLSKRNIIQSVKGPNGGFYLDKRAMKQTLEDVVIAMDGPDVFEGCALGLRYCSDARPCPLHDDFKQIRDEIRNSLRSMTIAQFAEEDAEKPVLKR comes from the coding sequence ATGATTTTTTCCAAAAGCTGTGAATATGCAATCCGGGCTGTCATCTTTATTGCCCATCAGAGCAGGAATGGAAAAAAGGTAAGCATCCGTGAAGTAGCCAGGGGTATTGATTCGCCGGTGCATTTTATAGCCAAGATTTTGCAGTTCCTAAGCAAGCGGAATATTATTCAGTCTGTCAAAGGACCTAACGGTGGCTTTTATCTGGATAAAAGAGCTATGAAACAAACCTTGGAGGATGTAGTAATAGCCATGGACGGGCCGGATGTATTTGAGGGCTGTGCGTTGGGCCTTCGTTATTGTTCAGATGCTCGCCCATGTCCATTGCACGATGATTTCAAGCAAATCAGGGATGAAATCAGAAATTCATTGCGATCTATGACCATTGCCCAGTTTGCCGAGGAGGATGCTGAAAAGCCAGTTCTGAAAAGATAA
- a CDS encoding heme-copper oxidase family protein, which produces MADINIGKAPKNYAVLPFYAGGAFFLICIALALLWVVPELNGHYAAPHIVALVHMFTVGWASMIMMGATYQLLPVICEHDLFSSRLSLFSFCCVFVGALLLISSFWWFHPGWWMLSGGTLIWIASVAYLINVVGTGGRCDRHHIRKCLMVSAGSWFVFTTTLGWWTALQFVHPVSHVPIPTWLKIHAHVGMAGWFLQLISGVSTQLIPMFLLGKSKKSYLLNWAFVLQNIGLLSFVVLSWLIGIHAWIWISVALVVAGIVFHLAYLYDAYQHRVRKPLDLQMKHSLLSFLFLSLAILSIPVVYAFDHRWSIIYGMLLLMGWVSSLILGQTFKTLPFIVWNDRYKQWNGKFKVPLPRQLYSERRLQWQFRLYLASWLLLFAGIMLQNRILDYAGSLCWLGMSVCYGWNVIQILFHRVQIPEHAGTVYTRSALQRENAGH; this is translated from the coding sequence ATGGCTGATATCAACATAGGGAAAGCACCAAAGAATTATGCTGTATTACCTTTTTATGCAGGTGGTGCTTTCTTTTTGATATGTATCGCTTTGGCTTTATTATGGGTAGTGCCTGAATTAAACGGACATTATGCAGCGCCGCATATCGTGGCATTGGTGCACATGTTTACCGTGGGATGGGCAAGCATGATCATGATGGGAGCTACCTATCAGTTGTTGCCGGTCATATGTGAACATGATTTGTTCAGCAGTCGTTTATCGCTGTTCAGTTTCTGTTGTGTATTCGTAGGTGCTTTGTTGCTGATCAGCTCTTTCTGGTGGTTTCATCCCGGATGGTGGATGCTTTCCGGAGGAACTTTGATCTGGATAGCAAGCGTGGCTTATCTGATCAATGTGGTAGGCACCGGTGGACGTTGTGATCGACATCATATCCGAAAATGTTTAATGGTGTCTGCAGGAAGCTGGTTTGTATTCACCACTACATTGGGATGGTGGACAGCTTTGCAGTTTGTGCATCCCGTGTCGCACGTTCCCATACCAACCTGGTTAAAGATTCACGCTCACGTAGGCATGGCCGGATGGTTTCTGCAGTTGATTTCAGGTGTGAGTACCCAGTTGATTCCGATGTTTTTGTTAGGTAAATCAAAAAAATCCTATTTGCTTAACTGGGCGTTTGTGTTGCAGAATATCGGTTTGTTGTCTTTTGTGGTGCTATCCTGGCTAATAGGTATTCATGCATGGATCTGGATCAGTGTGGCACTGGTGGTTGCAGGCATTGTTTTTCATCTGGCTTATTTGTATGATGCCTATCAGCATCGGGTCAGAAAACCGCTTGATCTGCAGATGAAACACAGCCTGTTGTCGTTTTTGTTTCTAAGCCTTGCGATTTTAAGTATTCCTGTTGTATATGCATTTGATCATCGCTGGAGCATCATTTATGGGATGCTGCTGTTAATGGGATGGGTGAGCAGTTTGATTTTGGGACAAACATTCAAGACCTTGCCTTTTATTGTGTGGAATGACCGGTACAAGCAATGGAACGGCAAGTTTAAAGTGCCGCTGCCCAGGCAGCTGTACTCAGAGAGGAGGCTGCAATGGCAGTTCAGATTATATCTTGCATCATGGCTGTTGTTGTTTGCAGGTATAATGTTGCAGAATCGCATACTGGATTATGCTGGTAGTTTGTGTTGGTTGGGTATGAGTGTATGCTATGGGTGGAATGTAATACAGATTTTGTTTCATCGAGTACAAATTCCTGAACATGCTGGAACTGTCTATACAAGATCCGCACTTCAACGAGAAAATGCTGGCCATTGA
- a CDS encoding hemerythrin domain-containing protein: MKKKVLVHRDGTMASLGRDHHYDLMFCWRLKQGIKKNVDLSRLWQYVRYFWFNHLREHLSEEENLLFGRIHDELSTRGYQEHNQIRRQIRKIFYQRQEKEAYLKLIDLLMAHIHYEEDVLFPHLENILPAQFLAEVSQPIANLHQQSVHDDYADVFW; the protein is encoded by the coding sequence ATGAAAAAGAAAGTTTTGGTGCATCGCGATGGTACGATGGCTTCTCTGGGCAGAGATCATCATTATGATCTGATGTTTTGCTGGCGTCTGAAACAGGGAATTAAAAAAAATGTGGATCTTTCTCGTTTGTGGCAATATGTCCGGTATTTTTGGTTCAATCATTTACGCGAGCATCTGAGTGAAGAAGAAAATTTGTTGTTTGGAAGAATACACGATGAATTATCCACGAGAGGTTATCAGGAACATAATCAGATTCGCCGGCAGATCAGAAAAATTTTTTATCAGCGGCAGGAAAAAGAAGCATATCTGAAGTTGATTGATTTGCTGATGGCACATATTCATTACGAAGAAGATGTTTTGTTTCCGCATCTGGAAAATATATTGCCTGCTCAGTTTCTTGCCGAGGTAAGCCAACCCATCGCAAACCTTCACCAGCAATCCGTACATGATGATTATGCTGATGTATTCTGGTAA